The Mycobacterium seoulense genomic interval GTTCGTCGCCGAGATTGCCGTGAGGGTTGTGGTTCGCGCACCAACCACGGCCATGGCGGCAATCTCGGCGCCTAACGCAACGGATCGCGGGCGACGGGACAGGACATGCAGCGGGGGCCGCCGCGGCCGGTGCCCAGCTCGGACCCGGCGATGGTCAGCACCTCGATGCCGGCGTCCTGCAGCCGCGCGTTGGTCTGCGCGTTGCGCTCGTAGGCGACGACGACACCGGGCGCCAACGCCAGGGTGTTGTTGCCGTCGTCCCACTGCTCCCGTTCGGCGACAACGGGGTCCAACCCCGTATCGATGACACGCAGCCGGTCGATCTCCATCGCCTTGGCGGCGGCCTCCAGGAATGGCGTCTCGTCGCTGATGGCCACACCGTCCGGTGTCCGCTCGATGGTGAAAGCCGAGAGCGTGTCGACGACGTTGGCGTACATCACCACGGTGTCGGTGTCGACCATCGTGCACACCGTGTCCAGGTGCATTTGCGCGCGCCGCTGCGCGATCGGCACCGCGAGCACCTTGTGCGCGAGGTCGTCGTCGAAAAGGCTGCGGGCCAACGCTTCCGCACCCGCGGGTGTGGTGCGCTCGCCCACCCCGACCGCGACCACACCGGGGGCGAGCAGCAGCACGTCGCCGCCCTCGACCGGAGCGGTGCGCGACTCGTAGGCGCGCCGCACCCCGGTGAACCGCGGGTGATGGGCATAGACGAGGTCGGTCAACGACGCCTCGCGCACGCGGGCGCGCAGCGCCAGCGTGGGGATCACCACCCGCGGGCCGATCCATATCGACGAATCACGGGTGAACACCAGGTTGGGCAGGGGCGCGATGACGAAGTCCGCCCCCTGGTGCATGCGCAGCACCAGCGAAACGTCGGTCCGGATGTCCGACGGCAATTCGTTGAACGTCATGCCGACCATCAGCACCTGCGCCAGCCTGCCCGCATCCAGACCCCGCAGGTAGGCCGAAAGCGCTTGCGCCAACGGCACTCCCAATCGGCGCGCGTCGACGGCGGCCGCGACACCCTGCATGCGCGCGGCCCCGCTGTGGGTCAGCGCCTCGGCCAGCAGGTCCGACAGCAGCAGCACCTCGACACCGCGCGAGCGCAGCACCGCGGCGAACTGGTCGTGTTCGTCTTGCGCGCGGGCGACCCAGGGCAGCCCGTCGAAGAGCAACTGATCCATGTTGCGCGGGTTGAGGCGCCGCAGCTCGCCGCCGGGCCGGTGCAGGATCACTACCCGCAGCGCGCCCACCTCGGAATTGGTGCCCAGCTCAACCACGCCCACAGGGAAAACGGTAGCCGCTCGCCCGGCCGGTCCCCCTGTCATCGAACGGATGTGCGATAGACTCGGTGTCGTGGAGATCGCGGTACAGGGCTCCCTGTTCGAACACATCGAGCGCAGAGAACTCGGTGACGGCGCCTTCATCGAGATCCGCGCGGGCTGGCTCACCGATGCCGACGACCTGCTCGACGGGATGCTGTCGGCAGTGCCCTGGCGGGAGGAACGCCGGCAGATGTACGACCGGGTGGTCGACGTGCCGCGCCTGGTCAGCTTTCACGACCTGACGGTCGACGATCCGCCGCATCCGCTGCTGGCCCGACTGCGGCGCCGGCTCAACGACATCTACGCGGGCGAGCTCGGCGAACCCTTCACCACGGTCGGGTTGTGCTGCTACCGCGACGGGTCGGACAGCGTCGCCTGGCACGGCGACACCATCGGCGCAGCAGCTCTGAGGACACCATGGTGGCGATCATCAGCCTCGGCGCCACCCGCACATTCGCCATGCGGCGGCGCGGCGGCGGCCCGTCGTTGCGGCTGCCGCAGGCGCACGGGGACCTGCTGGTGATGGGCGGGTCGTGCCAGCGCACCTGGGAGCACGCCGTGCCCAAGACGGCGGCGCCGGTGGGCCCGCGCATCAGCATCCAGTTCCGGCCGCGCGGCGTCCGCTAGACCCGACTGCGCCACGCTGCCCGCAAGCGGCCCTAGCCGCGGACCGACTTCACCGCTCCGACGAGCAAGTCGCGGGCGCGTTGCGTATCGACCGGCGCGACCGGCTGCCCCGGGATCACCAGCGGATTGGCGGTGACGATCACCTGGTAATCGCCGAATTGGGCCGAATAGTCGTAGAGCTCGCCGGTGCGCGGTCCGCCGGGGCCCAGCGCCTGCAGGACGCGATGCACCCCCAGCGTGCGGGTTCCGTCGATCTGCGGCGCGTCGACGACCTCGATGCCACCCCGCAACTGCGGGCCGGTAAACGCGACCTTGGCGCAGTCCTTACCGGGGTCGTTGAACGGCAAGGCTTTTGAGGTTTCCACGGCGATGACCACGAATCGGTTGCCCTTGCCCTCGGCCGAGACGGCCGCCATATTGCCCTGCAGGTCCGGTGGCATTTCGGGCCCGGTCGCCGCTCTCGCACAATTGGCGGGGTCGAACGTGAGCCCCTCGGGAAGCTTGCGGCCCGACAGCACCTTGGGATCGATCCCCCGCTCACCGATGTCGGTGACCTTGAAGTCCGGCCCGAAGCTCGACTTCACGTCGGAGACCTTCTTGATGTCCACCTTCGCCGAGCTGGCCGGCCCTGACGAGCATCCGGCGAGCACCCCCACCGCCGCGACCGCGAACGCCACCTTGAACATCGTGGCTAATCTACCCAAGGCCGATGCGTCAGCTGCGCAACGTGGACACCGTTTTGACGAGCAGATCGGCGGCGAATTGCGGTGGCAGTGCCGCCACCACCGAACCCGGATCGGTGGTCAGCGTCGTGAACGCATAGAAGTTGCCCAGGTACGCGATGAACGTGTATGTGCGCGAATCTATCTCGGTGCCGGACTCGACCGACGACTTGACGTCGGCCACCATGCCCAGGGTCGGGACGCCATCGATGCGCGGGGCGTCGATGAGGTGCACGCTCGCGGTGGCGCGTCCGGCGGTCATGGTCCACCGGCCACATGCGGCGACGACGTCGTCGGGCCGGTCCACCGGCCCCGGCAAAGCCACCACCACGGCGTCGACGATGCCGCCGCTGCCCGACCCGGACACGCCCTGCGCCGACTGGTCATGCCCGTTGCCGGGGTCGGCGAGCGCCGCGCATTGCGGCGGCCTCACCGTGTTGTCCGACGCGTCGGGCCCGAGGCTCCAGATCACTTGCGGGGACGCTCCGCTCGGGATGCCCGTGGTCGCCTCGTAACCGGCCGGCAGCTCGCGAACCACCCGCTTGATGTTGGCCGGGTTGACCGCCGCGGGCGGTGGGGCCTTCGTGGCGGCCGGCGGCGGTGCGGGCGCCGACGGGTGGGCGCACGCGGCCACCAGCAACGCGAGCGCCGGCGTCGTCACCTGGCCAAACCGGAACGGCCGCATGCCCGTTCGTAGCACAACGCGCGGGCTCAGCCGACCACCTCGATCATCTGGCGGGCCACGTGCTCGATCTGGGCGGCCACCTCGCGCCGAAAGCCATGGTCGCGGCGGTGGGGCACCTCGATGATCGTGGTGATGACGCCGACGTCTTCGCGCTGCCAGATCGCCCCGTGGTGGTCCATGATGGTGCGCATCGGCAGGTTGTCGGAAAGCATTCGCGCGGAGAACTTTTCGACCCCGGCCACCCGCGCGGCGATGGACAGCGCGTTGATCAGGAAGGTGCCGATCCCCCGCCCCTGGTAGGCGTCGGCGACGGTGAACGCGACCTCGGCGACGCTGCGATCGCCTTCGTCGCGCACGAAGCGCGCGTCGGCCACCGGGTCCCCGCCGTCGATCACCACCCAGACGAAGTGGTCGACGTAGTCGACCTCCGAGAGGTAGTGCATCAGCTCCGGGGTGGGCAGGCGCGGCGTCATAAACCGCCGGTACAGCGTCTCGCTGGAGAATTGGATGTGTCCATGCACGGTCCGCTCGGTGTCGCCGGGCAGCACCGGTCGCAGCATCAGATGCGTGCCATCGCGCACGCGGATCGGGATCGGTGTGATGAACGCGGCCAGACGCTGGCGCACCGTGCGCAGCAGCCGGTCCATGACCCCGGGTATGTGGACCATGCGGACGAAGGCGTCGTTGTCGCCGATCCAACCGGTCAGCGGTCCCGCGGTGGTGACCGTCGCGGTCCGCGGGATGTGCCGCAGCAGGGCGATCTCTCCGATGAGCATGCCCGGGAACGCGTGCTCGACGATGACCACGCCGTCCTCGCCGACGTGGGTGATCTCGACGACGCCCGACGAGATGAGCAGGAAGGAGACGGCCTCCTCGCCCTGCTGCATCAGCACCTGGCCGGCCGCGGCGCGCAGCGGTTGCAGCGAGGCGGCCAACGGCGCGAGATCGGCGGTGGGACATCCCTCGAAGATGTCCATCGTCGCCAGCTCGTCCGCCCGCGCGCCGGTCAAGGCCACCGCGATAGCCCGCCGCTCACACCGCGTGGGTCTGCGCGTCGCGGTGACCGCCGCTGTGCCATGACCTGCCCGCCTGAGGTGCCGTCGTCTACCGCGCCAGGCCCGACACTCCCGGCCGCGGTCGGATGTTGCCCAGGTTATGGGCTGGGTTCCGGCCGCGGCAAGGAGTGCGCGTCGGCCGTATCGGTCGGCGATGCCCCGGGGCATGATGAGCGAGTGAGCCGCGCCCACCGAAGTTCGCCGGGATTGACCGGCGCGGGCCCGCGCAAAGTCCAGGTGGGCGGTCTGCGGTTCGATGCCCTGACCGAACAACAGGTCGTCGACGTCGTGCGCGCGGCGTGGGCCACCGGCCGGGGTGGCTCGATCGTGCCGGTGAACGTGGATGTGGCCCGGGCGGCCGCTCGCGACCCCGAACTCGCCGACCTGATCGCCCGGGCGTCCCTCGTCGTGGCGGATGGGATGCCGTTGGTGTGGGCGGCGCGGGCAAAGGGTGACAGGTTGCCGGAGCGCGTCGCCGGCTCGTCGTTGATCTTTCCGTTGAGCGCCGCGGCGGCCGCCGCCGGGAAGTCGGTGTACCTCCTCGGCGGCGCCGAGGGGGTACCGGAGCGGGCGGCCGCTTCGCTGCTGGCGCGATCGAACGGCCTGCGCGTCGCCGGCTTGTGTTCGCCGGAATTCGGCTTCGACAAGACAGCGGAAGGGGCGCGCCGCGCGGTCGCCGCCGTTGCGGCGGCCGCGCCCGATCTGGTGTTCGTGGGATTGGGCTTCCCCAGGCAGGAGCGCCTGATCGAGCTGCTGCGCCAGGAGCTGCCCACCGCCTGGTTTCTCGCCTGCGGCGGCGGCATCGCGATGACCGCCGGGGTCGTCCGCCGGGCATCGCCCGCGCTGCAGCGGCTGGGGCTGGAGTGGGTGCACCGGCTGGCGCTCGAGCCGCGGCGCCTCGCCCGCAGGTACCTTCGGGACGATCTACCGTTTGCGCTGGCGCTGGTGATTCGCTCGGCGGCGCAACGGTTCAGGCGGAGCGAGAGTCCTTGGCGCTCAAGATGAGTCGCACGGCGGCGGCCAGATCGTCGACCACCGCGTCGGCGCCGACCGCCTCACCGTCGCCGCCGCGGAGCAGGACGGTCGCCGTGCCGGCCGCTCGGCCCGCCTCCATGTCGGTCTCGCTGTCCCCGATCATCACCGACTCGGCCAGCTCAAAACCATGCTCGCGCGCCGCCCGCGTCAACATGCCCGCGCCGGGCTTGCGACATTCGCAGCTGGCCGCCGCGTGCGGGCAGTGGTAGGCGGCGTCGAGGCGGGCGCCCTCGTCGGCCAGGAGCCGCTCCAGGCGGTGCTGGACGGCGTCGAAACGCGCCGCGTCCCCGGCCGGTTCGGACAACCAGCGTTGATTGGTCACCAGGACGGTGCGCAGGCCGGCGGCGTTCAAGGCGGCCACCGCCCGCGCCGCGCCCGGCAGCAAGATCAAGTCCTCGGGCGACCGGATGTACTCCCCATCGTCGGCCTTGACGTTGATGGTCCCGTCCCGGTCCAGGAAGACGGTGCGGACATTCCGCAAATCGGCCATGCTCGGGGCGTTGTCAGCAGGGCCGGGGAAACAGCGCCGCTTCGACCATCTCGCAGATCGAATGGCCCAGGTGCAGGCACGCCTCCTGGACCCGGCCGGTGTTGTCGCTCGGGACCCTGATGCAGAACTTGGCGACGCCGGCCACTTTCCCGCCGCGCGCACCGGTGAGCGCGACCGTCGTCATGCCGGCGTCGCCGGCAGCCTCCAGCGCGCGGACGACGTTCGGTGAGTTCCCCGACGTGGTCAGGCCGACCACGACGTCGCCCGCGCGGCCCGCGGCGAGCACTTGGCGGACGAAGACCTCGTCGTAGGAGTAGTCGTTACCGATCGCCGTCATCGCCGCCGTGGCGTCCGGCAGGCTGAGCGCGGCGAGACCCGGGCGGTCGAAAGCGAAGCGGCCCATCAGCTCCGCGGCCAGGTGCCCCGCGTCCTGCGCGGATCCGCCGTTGCCGAAGAAGATCACCTTCCCGCCGGAACGCAGCGACTCGATCATCAGTCGGGCGATCTCGACGGTCTGCGCGGCGATGACGCCCGAGAGCATCTGCTGCTTGACGGCGATCGTCTCCGCCAGTCGAGCCTGGACCAGTTCGACGCTTGGCGTGACGACATCCGAGGCGCTCATGCCTGCCATGTGGTCAATCCTTTGCTCTCGAACGCGAATTCGGTGATGGTGGCGCCGGCCGACTCGAGGCTTTCGATGAGGCGGTGCTTCTTCGCGAAGTCGCAGTACAACAGGATGTAACCGCCACCGCCCGCGCCGGTGATCTTGCCGCCCAGTGCGCCGTTGCGCAGGGCGAGGTCGTAGAGCTCGTCGATGCGCTCGTTGGTGATGTAGGGCGACATGCGCTTCTTCTGCGTCCAGGCCTCGCCCAGCAGGGTGCCGAAATCGTTCAGCTTGTTCGTCAGGAGTGCGGCCTTCATGGCCACCGCCAGCTCCTTCTGCGCCCGAAGTCCGGCCAGGGTGTCGTCCGCGCCGGTGGTGGCCCGCCGCGTCTGGTCCTCGATCACTCGGGCGGAGTCCCGCGTGATGCCCGTAAAACACAGCAGGAGGCTCAGTTCGAGCTCGAAGGCGGTCTCGTCGCGGATGCGCAGCGGGTTGACGATCACGCGGTCGGTGAACTCGATGAAGTTGAATCCCCCGAACGTCGCCGCGTACAGGTCCTGCATGCCGCCGGTGATGCCCAGATCCTCGCGCTCGATGGCACAGGCCAGCTGGGCGGTCTCGTACTCGCCCATCGGCACGCCGTAGTGCTCGGCGAGCAGGCCGGTGAGCGCCACCATCATCGTCGACGACGAGCCCAGCCCCGAGCCCGGCGGAGCGCTCGAACGCAGCACCAGGTCGTAGCCGTCGGTGCCCTCCCTGCCGAACCGGCGCACGGCGGCCTTGATCAGGTCCAGGCTGCCGTCGTAGAGGATCTCGCTGTCGAGCCTCATCTCGGTGGTGGTCTTGAAGTCCACCGACTCGATGGTGACCATGCGATCGGTGCGCGGGGTGAGCGATCCGTGCGCGTAGCGGTCGATGGTCGCGGACAGGACGCACCCGCCCTCGGTGGTCGGGAACGGCGGTACGTCGGTGCCGCCCCCCGCGAACGAAATCCGCAGCGGCGCACGCGCGCGGATTCGGGGCCGGGGATTCACTGTCGACGTAATCCGCTCAGCAGGCCGACGCGCGTCCCGCGGTCGTCGGCGGATTGTGCGCCACGTCCTCACCCCATCTGTTGCCTGCGTGAGACCCCACTGCATCGCCTCTCGCGAAGAGCCCTAGCGTAGCAGCCGGATCGGCAGAAAAATGGGGATTCACCTGCGGATTGTCCCACCGCGTCCACGCCCGAACGAAAGCGACGAAATGAGCCAGGATGCAGTCGAATTGACCCGCGGTCTGCTCACCGAGCCGGCCGCGCTGCGGCATGGTTTCCTCGACGTGTTGGGCGAATCGACGAGCTCTCCGGCCCCGACGGTCGCGCAGCGCGCCATGAACAGCCCCCTGGTCGCGACGGTCTACGAGCGGTTGTGGCGCCCGGCTTCGTTCTACGCGGCCAGCGGCGTCACCACCGGCGCCGAGCAACGGCGGGCGGCATCGGCGCTGCGGCTGTCCACCGCGGCGCGATTGCTCGACGTCGCCTGCGGCCCAGGCAATTTCACCGGCTCGCTGGCAGGACAGCTATCGGATGGCGGACTCGCGGTCGGTTTCGACATCTCCGAGCCGATGCTGGTGCGGGCCGTCCTGGACAACAGCACGCCGCGGACCTGCTACGTCCGCGGCGACGCCCGCGCGTTGCCCTTCGCCGACGCGACCTTCGACGCGGTCTGTTGCTTCGGCGCCCTGTACCTGATGCCCGAGCCGTTCCGGGTGGCACACGAAATGGTGCGGGTGCTCGCGCCCGGGGGGCGCATCGCGGTCCTCACCAGCTATGTCCCGGACCTGCCGGGAATCCGGCACGCGATGACCGCCGGCGCCCGCGTCATCGGGCTCACCATGTTCGACCGGCACGCCTTCGTCGACCTGTTCTCGTCGGCCGGGCTGGTCGGCGTCGATCAGCAGGCGCAGCGCGCGCTGCAGTTCGTCGCCGCAGCAAAGCCCGGCTGACGGTCGGCAGACCTTAGGAAGCCGCCTTGCACACGGCGAGGACGCGGACGACCGGCGTGCCCGCCTCGCACTCCAGGACCCAGGGGGCGCCGCCGTCCACGGCCTCGGACGTCAGCGTGAACATCACCGGCTGAC includes:
- the arcA gene encoding arginine deiminase, which encodes MGVVELGTNSEVGALRVVILHRPGGELRRLNPRNMDQLLFDGLPWVARAQDEHDQFAAVLRSRGVEVLLLSDLLAEALTHSGAARMQGVAAAVDARRLGVPLAQALSAYLRGLDAGRLAQVLMVGMTFNELPSDIRTDVSLVLRMHQGADFVIAPLPNLVFTRDSSIWIGPRVVIPTLALRARVREASLTDLVYAHHPRFTGVRRAYESRTAPVEGGDVLLLAPGVVAVGVGERTTPAGAEALARSLFDDDLAHKVLAVPIAQRRAQMHLDTVCTMVDTDTVVMYANVVDTLSAFTIERTPDGVAISDETPFLEAAAKAMEIDRLRVIDTGLDPVVAEREQWDDGNNTLALAPGVVVAYERNAQTNARLQDAGIEVLTIAGSELGTGRGGPRCMSCPVARDPLR
- a CDS encoding DUF5642 family protein encodes the protein MFKVAFAVAAVGVLAGCSSGPASSAKVDIKKVSDVKSSFGPDFKVTDIGERGIDPKVLSGRKLPEGLTFDPANCARAATGPEMPPDLQGNMAAVSAEGKGNRFVVIAVETSKALPFNDPGKDCAKVAFTGPQLRGGIEVVDAPQIDGTRTLGVHRVLQALGPGGPRTGELYDYSAQFGDYQVIVTANPLVIPGQPVAPVDTQRARDLLVGAVKSVRG
- a CDS encoding DUF5642 family protein, whose protein sequence is MRPFRFGQVTTPALALLVAACAHPSAPAPPPAATKAPPPAAVNPANIKRVVRELPAGYEATTGIPSGASPQVIWSLGPDASDNTVRPPQCAALADPGNGHDQSAQGVSGSGSGGIVDAVVVALPGPVDRPDDVVAACGRWTMTAGRATASVHLIDAPRIDGVPTLGMVADVKSSVESGTEIDSRTYTFIAYLGNFYAFTTLTTDPGSVVAALPPQFAADLLVKTVSTLRS
- a CDS encoding GNAT family N-acetyltransferase — its product is MDIFEGCPTADLAPLAASLQPLRAAAGQVLMQQGEEAVSFLLISSGVVEITHVGEDGVVIVEHAFPGMLIGEIALLRHIPRTATVTTAGPLTGWIGDNDAFVRMVHIPGVMDRLLRTVRQRLAAFITPIPIRVRDGTHLMLRPVLPGDTERTVHGHIQFSSETLYRRFMTPRLPTPELMHYLSEVDYVDHFVWVVIDGGDPVADARFVRDEGDRSVAEVAFTVADAYQGRGIGTFLINALSIAARVAGVEKFSARMLSDNLPMRTIMDHHGAIWQREDVGVITTIIEVPHRRDHGFRREVAAQIEHVARQMIEVVG
- a CDS encoding WecB/TagA/CpsF family glycosyltransferase, with product MSRAHRSSPGLTGAGPRKVQVGGLRFDALTEQQVVDVVRAAWATGRGGSIVPVNVDVARAAARDPELADLIARASLVVADGMPLVWAARAKGDRLPERVAGSSLIFPLSAAAAAAGKSVYLLGGAEGVPERAAASLLARSNGLRVAGLCSPEFGFDKTAEGARRAVAAVAAAAPDLVFVGLGFPRQERLIELLRQELPTAWFLACGGGIAMTAGVVRRASPALQRLGLEWVHRLALEPRRLARRYLRDDLPFALALVIRSAAQRFRRSESPWRSR
- a CDS encoding D-glycero-alpha-D-manno-heptose-1,7-bisphosphate 7-phosphatase, with amino-acid sequence MADLRNVRTVFLDRDGTINVKADDGEYIRSPEDLILLPGAARAVAALNAAGLRTVLVTNQRWLSEPAGDAARFDAVQHRLERLLADEGARLDAAYHCPHAAASCECRKPGAGMLTRAAREHGFELAESVMIGDSETDMEAGRAAGTATVLLRGGDGEAVGADAVVDDLAAAVRLILSAKDSRSA
- a CDS encoding D-sedoheptulose-7-phosphate isomerase, which gives rise to MAGMSASDVVTPSVELVQARLAETIAVKQQMLSGVIAAQTVEIARLMIESLRSGGKVIFFGNGGSAQDAGHLAAELMGRFAFDRPGLAALSLPDATAAMTAIGNDYSYDEVFVRQVLAAGRAGDVVVGLTTSGNSPNVVRALEAAGDAGMTTVALTGARGGKVAGVAKFCIRVPSDNTGRVQEACLHLGHSICEMVEAALFPRPC
- a CDS encoding GHMP family kinase ATP-binding protein — protein: MNPRPRIRARAPLRISFAGGGTDVPPFPTTEGGCVLSATIDRYAHGSLTPRTDRMVTIESVDFKTTTEMRLDSEILYDGSLDLIKAAVRRFGREGTDGYDLVLRSSAPPGSGLGSSSTMMVALTGLLAEHYGVPMGEYETAQLACAIEREDLGITGGMQDLYAATFGGFNFIEFTDRVIVNPLRIRDETAFELELSLLLCFTGITRDSARVIEDQTRRATTGADDTLAGLRAQKELAVAMKAALLTNKLNDFGTLLGEAWTQKKRMSPYITNERIDELYDLALRNGALGGKITGAGGGGYILLYCDFAKKHRLIESLESAGATITEFAFESKGLTTWQA
- a CDS encoding class I SAM-dependent methyltransferase is translated as MSQDAVELTRGLLTEPAALRHGFLDVLGESTSSPAPTVAQRAMNSPLVATVYERLWRPASFYAASGVTTGAEQRRAASALRLSTAARLLDVACGPGNFTGSLAGQLSDGGLAVGFDISEPMLVRAVLDNSTPRTCYVRGDARALPFADATFDAVCCFGALYLMPEPFRVAHEMVRVLAPGGRIAVLTSYVPDLPGIRHAMTAGARVIGLTMFDRHAFVDLFSSAGLVGVDQQAQRALQFVAAAKPG